The window AGCAGCCGCGAATCTTTCAGAGAACTGAAGATGGAGGGTGGTTACGATGCGGATAACATATGTTTCGGATATACTGGACTTCGAAACTTGTTTCGAAACCATTCATTCTGTATTGAGCTGTGGATGCATTATTTGTGGGGGATTTTCAGAGTGACGAATGTGTTTGTTTTACATTATCATAAGCGTGTTATACATTAAGGTTTCATTTTAATGTCTGGAGGTTTCAGAGTCAGAAGTCTATCTCAATCCTAAGACTTTCAGAGAAGTGATAAAACAAAGTTCAGAATGGATCTGTCGTCCATTTCTCCTACGCCCCGCTTCTTCCTCGCCCTCAAGAGTAGTGCCAGCGATCTTGGATTCATGTTAAACAAAGTCTGTTTCATGTAACAATGGTTGACTTCCATGGAAGTTCATACAAAATTTATCGAAGAAAAACAAATTCTTTAAGAACACCCTTTGAACAATTAGAAGTCTTAGAATATGATGATTACATGTGAGTAGATTCAAAAATGTAACTGGTCATCTAATCTAAGTGATCAAATATGGATGAACCAGAATAAGATCAATAATAAAAAACAGTGAATGTACTAAATATCTATCCAAAATTTGATTGTCAAGGCAAGaccaacaaagaaaaagaaaaaagagtttAATCCATGATCAAGTGAGAACCCAAAAGTATATTAGGAGGAACAACATTTGGCATTGCCCTCACTTGGAGGCTCCTGACCAGGGACTACTATCTGAGTTCCTTTTAGCTGATTTGCGTTGCCAGCAGATCCACTCTTCTCGTTAGCAGCGAGTGACTTCTTGCTCACGATCCGGTAGATCTCTGTGAGAACAGTTTGGAAGGCACTCTCGACATTAGTAGCTTCCAGCGCGGAGGTCTCCATAAAAAAGAGATTTTCCCGTTGGGCAAACTCCTTGGCATCCTCAGTGGGCACTGCTCGAAGACTTCCAAGGTCAGACTTGTTTCCGATGAGCATAATCACGATGTTCCTATCAGCATGGCTTCGCAGTTCCTCTAGCCATCTTGCCacatggtcaaaggattgacgctTGGTTATATCGTAGATCAGCATTGCCCCTACTGCTCCTCTATAATATGCACTCGTCACTGCTCGGTACCTATTGATAATCACAGCATAGTTCATGTTATAcaaataaaaagaatgcaacaagaAACAAATTAATGATGCCAATAAAATCTTAGTTGACGGCCACTATATAGAGAAACCATCTTCAGCTTTGTTTTACATTCTGCAACTCACTTGTCTAGAAGTTAAACTACTGCATAGTTCATCTTTGTGCTTTACAAGGATGATTTCATATCTTGAAACATCTTAGGCCTACAGAAAGAGTTCCATTCAACATATTGTTTCTCTAAGGCTAGCTCTCTGCGCAATCAGGCCGGCAAAGTGTTTATGATAATTTTGTTCTAATGCTATGATATGCATGTGCAAATATCAATAAAATTCATACCATATTATTAAAAGGATATTCTGTGTTACCTAAACAGTGAAATAAAAAATAGAGCATTGCCTTATTTCCCGATCTAGTTATCTTCAGATGCTAGTAGGACTGTAATACAGGTTCGATAAATTCTCTTACAACTAGTTAGAAACACTTGATGGTAGCTAAATCTAGTGCAAAGGAATACTATAGGTTCTTAACAATATGTGAGCTCATTTAGATTAAACCTATGATATCCAAGTATACCCCTACAAAGTTGATACGGGAGGTAATTAGAGGGTATCACATGGTTAAAGAGAAGTCAATAGTTTGGCTGAGGTGGTGGTCAAAGTTAacagaaggttgagacaacccCCGGCTCGCTCCGCGCTACTCCCGACTCCATGACCATCCCCAACTCCATGCTATTCTCGACTCCACATCGGCCCCGACTCCATTCTATTCCTAACTTTGCATTGGCTCTGACTCCACTCCACTCCCGGCTCCATGACCGTCTACGACACCATGTTGTTCCCGACTCCACACTACTCCTAGCTTCGGGTAGGCTCTGTATCTGTACCATTGCTCGCGGAAGATACGGACATCGTAGCTATTGTTTTCAGAGAATGTGGGAAAACACATCCATTTATGCCAGGAAACGTGGGTAACGTAAGCGGAAATCTCAAAACACGTGGAGAACGTGAGTGCATAGCCGCAACTCTATAAAAGGTCGTTCGCTCCTACGGGCGCACATGGACGCGCACATACACAAACTTGGGGAAATCCtaaactactgttcatcttctcctTCATTCTCCCCTGTCGGAGACTTATATGAGCGTCAAAGTGGCTACATTGGGGAACCCCCGGCTGTCATTCTAACTCTCTCCTTTCTATTTACTTCCCTTCAGGCTCCGACAGATCTCTCTACCAGTCCTTGCTGTGTCAAGGCGATCGATGACAAAGTCAACATCAACACCCACTCACCGATGGCTCGTTTGTCGATGTTCTCAAGTTCTGTGAGAACACTGAGTT is drawn from Zingiber officinale cultivar Zhangliang chromosome 1B, Zo_v1.1, whole genome shotgun sequence and contains these coding sequences:
- the LOC121980035 gene encoding ras-related protein RGP1-like — its product is MSSGNRNHYGEFNQKIDYVLKVVLIGDSAVGKSQLLARFARNEFSIDSKATIGVEFQTRTLAIDEKTIKAQIWDTAGQERYRAVTSAYYRGAVGAMLIYDITKRQSFDHVARWLEELRSHADRNIVIMLIGNKSDLGSLRAVPTEDAKEFAQRENLFFMETSALEATNVESAFQTVLTEIYRIVSKKSLAANEKSGSAGNANQLKGTQIVVPGQEPPSEGNAKCCSS